GACCCTTTCAAAACGACACCTTGTAATAAAACACACGTACTccgacttggtgtatccaaactcAAGCGaaacataacaaacctatgaaaatttgaactcgattggtcatcgaagttgcatgggtgtcaacaaataattgttttaatatccTCAATTCGAATTAAACATCTGTCATAATAAATTTTACACAGTATAATTCGAACATGATATAACAACTTGAAACGCAGAGTAATGGTTTTAAAATTGTCCTTGTTATTCGGCACAAAAGGTGTAGAAGAACCAGTTTGCAGGCTTGTCGTAGGAGCCGATACCTATGTAGTTAACAGTAACCCTCCTGGTCTCATCATGCCACTCCAAGAAGGGGGTAACCTCGCCCCCTTTACCCACCTTGATGGTTCCATGGTCGTAGGTCAACCAGAACCGACGGTACTCCAACTCGGACATGATGCCTGGGGTGTGTTGCTCAGCGTACCGTTGCTGGCAGATCTTCGCACATTGAATAACAGACCATTCGTTGCTCCATGCACCGAGTACTATAAGGGGGGGTGCAAAAAGCCAAAGTCATATCAGACAATACTAAAACTATTTACTTGTGGATccgaaacttgaaaagaaagatATCTCTTTTTTGTGATGAATACACGAAACTAGTGGCACCTGCACTCGTTGATCAGATCAAAAAAGTTGCGTATTCAAAATCCGCTGTGCATGCTAAAATAAGTGTTCGTCTAAAATCGAGTCGAAATTAACTAATTTCTGGGAAACTAtatcacctcagcaagtaatattttcagggaatctTTCTTCAATCTTTAGCTTCAATTATATAGTgtgtaaatttaaaattgtaattCTGCTGGACATAGTGTTTTGTGTTACTTAAAAATGCCCTGACCTATcgtcaaaccgtgtaagtttaatgtagatctgcagacattgtgttttgtatccaACATAAAAATATCCAAATCCTATTATTAAATAAATCTTACCTGCGAGATAGTATGATATCTCATTGGTGAACTCAGATAGAGTTATAGAGGCATCCCTTGAACCTTTTACGGAGAAATCAAGTCTGAATACGTCACTTGACTGGAGCCGTGGATATATGAATTTATAGACTTGATCACCACTAACTACATCAACTGGACACTCTGTAAAAGAAATTAAACTGATCATGAGAGGAGCGTTGGCAAAAATTATTCTTGAACTGtcaaagagaagaagaaaacaaattcaacacaaaCCACGTCGGTAGTTTTTAGTCCAGATTGTTCCCgttgttaagtttttttttcctctcacAATAGTTTGactaaataaaatgtattttcttgCCCGAGTCTTCTCTTGAAGACAGACAGAGCTTACTGGTTGAAACGTTGGGTATTTTTGAACTGTAGTTTCTTGTGAGGGTGGGGAAATTATTGAATAATTGCACTGCGAACTTTGCCGTTTTAAGGTTGAAATCCTACGTATGTTCAACAGCTATTTTACATACCTCCATGATATTCTTCGTCAAAGTACATCCAGCCGTTAGATGGTTGCAGGTCCGATTTATCTCTGGCATACACAGTGGAGTTTAACTCGCAGACTTTATCATCTTCGCAGTAGTTGAATGACTTACAGGCATCTTCTTGCAGACAGAAGACCGCACAAGTGACTTCGGAACGAGCCGTAGCGCTGCGGTAGACTTTACCACGGAGTGCGTGATCACGTATTGGGCCGTGGTAGAAAGTATGTTGAGTTCCTTTTCTTATTTGGTCAGTACGGGAGTCGTTTTGGCATTGAATATTGAATCGACCTGAAGCGACTGCAGCATAGACTAACAACGAAACAGCAGTTAGAAATACAAGGATACCCATGACGTCACGCTGTACTTAAGCTGAGAGGAGGTTGACTTCTAAACGAGACTACTGTTTATAATGGTATTTCATTCACGGAATGGGTATTATTGCCATGAAGATAATAGTAAACAAAGCAATTTACGAAAAGCATCCGATGAATCAGCAGAAGTAACACCAAACAGTGCTGCTGCGACCAGTTCTATCATCAAAATGGCGTCTATCAAGCACTGTGTTTCATCTACATCATCAACTGAAAGGTCAGATTTATGATGGCTGGGTCCATCTATTGTATCTCACACACACACTTGGCTCGAATCTACTCAATAGAGTGAGGTGCCGAAGTACACAACGACTTAAGCAACAACCCTAACCGTAGCCGTAGTCGTAGTCGTAGTCGTAGCCGTGTAGCCACCAATTAGGGTACTTCATACTCCATTAGCGTCACGTACGACTTCATAAAATCAATACGGTGCTCAAAGAGAACAATTCACGTTAGATTGTTTTGCAATTAGCGGGTATTGTTTTGGATACTTGGCGTAAATTAACCTTTCGAACTA
This region of Asterias amurensis chromosome 22, ASM3211899v1 genomic DNA includes:
- the LOC139954049 gene encoding uncharacterized protein; translation: MKYPNWWLHGYDYDYDYGYVYAAVASGRFNIQCQNDSRTDQIRKGTQHTFYHGPIRDHALRGKVYRSATARSEVTCAVFCLQEDACKSFNYCEDDKVCELNSTVYARDKSDLQPSNGWMYFDEEYHGECPVDVVSGDQVYKFIYPRLQSSDVFRLDFSVKGSRDASITLSEFTNEISYYLAVLGAWSNEWSVIQCAKICQQRYAEQHTPGIMSELEYRRFWLTYDHGTIKVGKGGEVTPFLEWHDETRRVTVNYIGIGSYDKPANWFFYTFCAE